Below is a genomic region from Sorghum bicolor cultivar BTx623 chromosome 9, Sorghum_bicolor_NCBIv3, whole genome shotgun sequence.
GAACTACGGCGTCTATCTGCACTTGCTGATGAATCTGATGAGACACCAGCAGAGCGTCTATCTACAGTTCCTGAATCTGATGGCACACCAGCAGAGCAGGAGTGTGACCACTTCTCCATGAGGTACTCATTTTCCATACCCAGTGTAGATGTCTGCATTTCTTCATTGGCTTCCATTCAACGATGCATCTCTATCTAGCAGTGTAGCACTGTTTAGTTGGTACTCCTTGAGCATGGTTAATTAAGCATACTTATTAAAAACAGTCATTTGTTGTATGCAAGCACAATAAAATGGCATTATTGTGACAGAATTGATCAACGTCCAGCTGAgcatggtttatcaacatgcTGCCTTATACAGTCATCTGTTGTCTGCAAGCACAATGCATGGACATTATTGTGATACAATGCTCAGTTTCCATGGGTGCTATGCATTTGGTTAGACTATGTTTAATGGCTGAGTGTGGTTTGTCATACTTCTGCCTATATACAGTCATTTGTTTTCTTCAAGCACAATGCCTGTGCCTTATTGTGTGTTTGTGACACATTGCTCTACGTTTGGTTTGATCTGAAGGGTCAGTTGATCCATTGGCTCCAATACGTGGCATGCACACTATTTATATATGTTGCttgttttttattatccttTTATCTTGTGTAATCTTAATTTGCTATGTATGTATTATGTCTTTACCATCTGATTGGTTTTGTTACACATGCATGTCTATCTCTATTTATCAGTTGTCCATTCATCTAGTTTTCTGTGTGTGTGCATGGATTGAACCCATATCCTTTTGATAACTATCTTTCTATGCTTTTGTGCTCTCAACTTGTAAATGTCCATTATACTTGATGATTTTAGCCATATGGTTCTTCCTTTATGTTTAATACCAGCTAAGTAGAAATGAATGAATGATGCAActgtttctttctttctttctttctttctttctttctttctttattacACATTCACAAAGTGAGGACAAAATGAGATTCACGAGTAAAACTGCCTATGCACAACTTCTGATTGAGAATTGCTTTTGGATACTGATCCTTTCTTTTTATCTAGAGCAAACATTCGATGATTTGTCTATGCATATATATCATAAGTCTCATTGTTGATTGATGCTTTTGTCAGGGGTTATGTTGCTATGATGCAGAAGAAGGATCCGAAACTTTGCTCTCCTCATATTTTCCATAACCAGCCACAATGTGATGAACACCATTCGTCCCCAGTTTTGGTGTCAAAGTATCATCAATGGGATTGCTCTAAATGTCTTGATAGAGTGAAAGTTTCAGGCCATAGGCCTACACCTGAAAATGTTTCTATGGAGCAGGATGGAATGAATGATGACTGCACTATTTCAATTGTTCGGATTAGAAGACTGTTTCCTTGCACACAGCAATCATCTGATAGATTGACCCTTTCAAAGGCCGCACAAGAATCCAATTCAAAATGCAGTTCTCCTGGCAACAAAGCAATTACTGCGATGAACGTTCCAGTAGCTGAAGAAAATGTCCCAGAGGCACTCGTTGAAAGAAGTGTTCCAGCGACACAAGGTATGGCTGAGCATGTTGAATTCTTAATTAATACCTTTTGTTACAATAAGCTAatatgacaatatttcctcagATTTACAGGCCTCTACCAATAATATTGATTTGTCAGCGAATATCTTGAATGCTGCCTTGAAGGATGTCAGCGATTTACCTGATGATGTTCAAAAGATACCAACCAATGAAGAAAATGGCACACAGAATCTCAATGAAGAAAATGGCACACAGAATCAATGCAGTCCAGAATCTTGTGTGGCTCCAAATGAAGATGAGAGCAACATAGCTCAAGATGTTCCGAATGATGACCCCAGTGAGACTAATGTTTGTAAAACAGTATCTGGGCACAAAGGCAAACAAATATCTGGGGACAAAAGCAACCAAGTCTGTAACAAGGCTCCAGGCCAAGCATCATCAAAAAGAAATGTTGGATCTGATCTCAAAATTTCTCAGAAGAAGCGAAAAAAGACGAGGCTGTTATCAGAACTGATACGCACTAACAAGGTAGGGGTTTCTGCAGATGCCGTTCAAGTGGACCATGCAAACAGTGTTGATCTCAGTGAGCGTGGTAAAAGAAAAATGCATCTTGAGGTTGGAAAAGATAATGACACTCCTAATCAGAAAGTGGACGAAATCCAGTCAAGAGCTGTCAAGAACAAGGCAAAACACACAGGAGTAGACAAGGTAGACGATGGATCCTCTCTAATGAACTGGCTGAAAAGCACTCATAAGAAAGTTAGAACAGAGAAAAAAGACTCAGAACACAAGAATCTTGATGCCTCTGCTGTTCCAAACTCTCGCCCAGATATAGTTGCTTCTAATGACATGCATCATGATTTTGTACCCTCATTTGGGAATGTGGGCCAGGAAAAGTTGCCATCTACTACCAGTGCCAATCATGGGAATGGAAATGCACAGAATGACAACCTGGAGCAAAATTTGCAGAAGGTGGATGACCTGCGCCAAAATGAATCCAGGAACTTGAAACAGAAGTTCTTCTCAAATGAGAAATCCACGATTTTGCTAAAGAGAAAGGTACTGTCCACTTCAGTTTGCCATGACAAGAACATTGAGAACAGCACTATAAAGAGAGATATGCTCAGGTCAGATGATTTACCTCAAATGGAACCTGAAGGCTCTGTACAGAGATGTTTGGCAAAGGTATGATTAAAGAAAAAAATCCTACtgaatatataaataaaatattacatTCATTGACCTGTTTTACCTACTTTTGCTGGCCTGAATTGAGGACCTTTGTCCAGTATAGGATTTTTAATCCCTATAATGTCTGTGCATTTGCGTCTATGCCACTTTGCTCCCATGCCATCCATGCTTTCTGCCGTGTACACCACTAGAATTTTTTGGCACTTTTTCTGACATTTGAGTGCACAAATCTGCACGCATGCCAACTGAACTAGCTATTTGTGTGTGTAACTAGTTTGCGATGGCAAGTGAGCAAATTAGCAAATCCCAAATTACATACACTTTCGTATAAACTATTACGATATATTATTTGTGCAATGGTGCAAGCAAAAGGAAATCCAAACTGAAAATTTACTCTGCTTCTCTACAAATATTGTACGCTCTTCTACCCTGATCCGGATATTATTATGATATATTCACTTTTCTTCGTTACCACAGGTTTCACTTGATAAACAGAAGATTCAGAACGTGCCTGGCCTCCGCAAGAAGAATGTACCAAAGAATAAGAAGAAAGGAAAGCAGGAGGTGCATGAGAAACAGAATGTGATGGATGACTTCCCCATGGACATTGTTGAACTCCTCGCCAGAAATCAGCATGAGAGACAGTTGATGTCTAACACCAATTATTTGGAAAACTGTCATACTCAACCCAAGGTAGCTCAAGTTGACTGTGCTGAATTTGCAGCCAAGGATTGTGGAATCAATGCATCAAATGAGTTCAACACTAATGTCCAGAAATCTTTGGTATCGGAAAGTCAGCAGAAGTCTTTACAGGATCATGCATCATCCAGTACAGAGGCTGCCAACGTGAATCTGCAGGATTTACATGCTCAGAAGTCATCACAGTGTCATGCAGCATCCAGCGCCAGCACCGAGGTTCCAAATGGTCATCCTCCAGAATCACAAATGGAGAATTCGCCTCAGGTTCATGCATTACCCATCACACGGTCTTTCAATGTGTACCCTTCAAAATTACCTGTCCTTGACATTTTGGAATGTACACAGGAACAACAGACACATTTCCACAGGGACGAAGAAGTCACCATTGCATGTACCTCACCTCTATTTCAAAACCATCAAAATATTGCTGAAGTGCCTGCTCGGAGCTGGAGGGATAATGGGGAAAATAAGTTAATGTGGGATTCTTTCAGGACAGCTTCAAGGAATTCACCAAAACCATCATATGGTTTTCAATTTGGAAACAGACTTCAAGAAGCTGATTCTGCTCCCATTCATGCATATGGAGCCTCTAGTAACTATGCAGCTCACCAGCCAGTAATTGTGGCTGTAGATCCCTACACAAAGGAAGCAGTTAGCCTGGTTCATCCAAGAAATGTTCCAAGCACAGCATTGACTATGGGGTCTGGTAGGCTGTACGATCAAAGGATTCCTGGACAGTCAAGCCTTTATCCAAAAGAGCCTGTGCCCGCTACACATCTTCTGAGACTGATGGACTCATCAACACCTTCAGGCTTCACAAGCTATCAAAGACCCGACAGGCGCCAGATGGAACTTCATCAAACACAAACTCTCGGTTCACAATTTACGCAGCATGATCAGTATAATGCATCACCGAGCACATCATATGGAAGCCACATAATTGAAGAGGTTCCACTGACACTGCAGGACTTATCTCGGCGTCAGCTCCAGCCAAACTTGCTCAGGCCTGTACGCCCTCATCCTCGAGTTGGCGTGCTTGGTTCATTGCTGCAGCAGGATATTGCAAACTGGTCTGAAAACTATGGGCCACAGTCTGGGTACAGATTAGGTGATTCTAAAGGGACAACAACGCTTGATATGAACAGAAACGGAAACTACAAGGCCTTGAACTCAGGAATGCTCTCAGCAGGATGGAGTGCTCTGCAGTTGGGTTCTGTTACCTCTGTTGCCAATCCAGAGTACCAATTGCCAAGGTATGGTACAGGTCAACCTTCTACCAGTGGCAATGGGAAAACAATTCATCCGTTGGACAAGCTTGTGAGGAAGGATATCTGTGTGACTAACAGAAACCCAGCTGATTTCACTGTAATCAGTGACAAGAATGAGTATATGAGAAGCATTTGAGTCTAAGGCAGGGAGGAGTGTTGTAGTTAGAATACATTTAGATTGTGATacatttcaccttatcagtgtCAAGCAATCATCATTGGTAGAGGAAGGCTTTGTTGAATCTTCTGCAAGGTAAAAAGATCCTCTCTCCTCTTATTTCTATTTATTAACAGAGAGTCACTTAAATGAAACTTGAAGAGTTTCTTACTTTAGATGGATGGTGCATGCAGGCTCTTTGTAAGACAGTTAAGGATGTGCTGTTTCCAGGACGCAGAGCAGCAGCTACCATAGCCAGGTGCAGCCTACAGTTTATTATCTTCAAATGTTTTATACATAAGCGAAGAACTGATGTTGGGTTGCCATGGAAAACCCCAATAAACTTATGTCTTGTAGATAGGCAAATGTACAAGAGAAGCATGTGAGGCTGTGGCCATAGTAATGTttttttgcctttttttttgtACTCCTGTCCCAGAATACTCTGCAACTCTACAATTCAAAATTTATCCCAAAAGAATGGCCCATAGGTGTGAGATCTAATGTACTCTAGGCTAGCAGGTGTATCAGCTTACTGTACTCTATGTCATGTGGTTGAGCAATGTGTAAGATGGTAAACTCTTTCTGGCACCGAGTGTTGTATAGCATTAGACTACCCTGATGAAGGCTTATTAAAAGAATGGCCGATTCTTAGATGAATTATGCTTCTCTTTTGAAATCTTTTATTGGGTTTTTTGTCCCAGAGGCAAATGTTGGTCTTAGTTGTTGGTGGACAGTGGGGCCTGCATTTATTCCGTTGTTGGGTGTCTGAATGAAGCAGCAGCTTGTGATGGCTGCACTGGTGAATGGTGAGTAGCAGAGGATCTATTCTCTGGGGGAAAGTTTCCGCAGGTGTTGCCGATGAGGTGACCGAGTGGCAGATGTGTTGCAGGTTGATGTGAAGTTGCTGGTAAAGCAGAGTACTATGGTTCCTCTGATTCTGAAGCTAGCCTGCCTTTTTGCGTGATCTAAATCTGAAAACGCAGCTGGAATTCAGAAGTCATTCGAGACTTCAGAGTTCAGAGTCCGAACTGTCAGAAGCCGCTCACTCGGTGGCTATCCCGAGTTTCCGTGGAAGGAATCATCAAGGTCTCCTCCGTCCACTAGGACATCTACTTCGCAACGGCCGAGCTCCGTATGGTAGCGACATAAATAGGGTACATGCCAGTCCGGCCTATTTATCGTGTAATGTGACTAGCTCCGGGTCCAGGGTCAGTAGTCAAAGCATCTTGTTATTTTTTACTTGGTAAATCTTGTGATTTGACAACTTCCAAAACAATATGAGAAGTAAAAAAATAGCCCATCTCTCTCTAAAAAATTGCTATTTTAGACTTggcaaaatgaaaaaaaaaggcCTAGAAGATGGGGTTTTTCCCCCGGGAGCTACGGATTCCTCGTGCTTTCCCTCCTCTCCTTCGCGCGAATGCCGCTGCCATTGAATCGTAACTTCATAGATTGGTTCCCTGGCATCAGACCTAGCGTGAACCCTAGAAGGACAATGACTACCCAGAACACCGGTCTTGCCCTAGCAGACGCCGACTACCCTAGCTAGGCATGAAGATCGACGACGGGAAAAAGAGGAAACCACGTACCTGAATGCTGGACAACCTTGCTTAGCGTCGAGGAGAAACGAAGAATGGCGGCGGCGTGATCTTTTCTTCACACGGACGAAGGAGAGGAGCACCCTTTTCTTCGTACGCACAGGGGAAGGAAATGCGGTGTCAGAAATTGCGATGGCAAGTTGATATGCCAAGTTGCTATTTTTGAGCGTCGAGAGTCATGATATGCCAAGTTGCTATTTTTGTCAAGTTGATTTGCCCAATTGTTGGAGACAATTTTTTTCTTGTTTTATCAAAATTATATAGATGCCAAGTTATTTTGTCAAACTCTTGAAGATGCTAGTCCCATTTTATAGTGGTTCATGTGGCaatattttttttggcaaacTGTATGGATGCCAAGTTATTTTGCTTTCACAAACTTAAACGGGTGATGGGTCATTTGTACACACGTACAACCCTTTGACGCGCCACTATCGGTTAAAAAATAGGATCTGGGGTTAATTAAGGTTTCTAATCACTAGCGGACCTAGAAGGGGCTTTGAAGTGGTAAGTGTGTGTATGTTgtggggagggagggagggctgTGTCCTAGCGGTTTAGCGAGGTCATCGCTGAAGCCACATGTGGTAGGAGGACGGGGCTTGTTGCAGGGAGGGTGATGTCAAGTCAAGACGATGGTAAGAGGGTGGTGGAGGCGTGAGAACAGGTGCTTATTAACATGCCCTTTTTGTTTTCTACTAAATTAAAAGACTAAAAAATCTAAGTTATATAAAAAGAATTAGTAATTTGCTGCTAAACGCTCTTAAAACCAGAGCAAATTATTGAGGATCAATGCAGAATTCTAAATCGACCCTCCCCCCACACAAATTACTTGTCCAAAATTTTAGAGGGGCGACATGATTGTCGCTCATTTTCATGTGGTACCCTTCACATAAGTTCGGTGTCCTGTACTACGATACATTCCACATATTAGATTGCCCAATTTGGTGAACCTACTCTTTCAAGAAAAATTGCTTTCTTTGGCACCTagcatttgggccttgtttagtttccaaaaaattttgcaaaatttttcagattccccgtcacatcgaatctttatacgcatgcatgaagtattaaatatagacaaaaataaaaactaattgcatagtttggtcgaaattgacgaaacgaatcttttgagtctagttagtccatgattggataatatttgtcaaatacaaacgaaagtgctacagtgcctgttttgcaaatttttttgaactaaacaaggctgatgtgctttggagggatgatttgttttttctttttaatatatttttaatgAAACTACAAAAATATACCTTGAATTCAAAATATGATATATTGTTATCTCCTTAAAACAATTTAATGATTTTGAGCATAGTCCTACTATTGTAAAACAAAATTATCGAACATTTTATGGGAAAATAGTTTCATTTTTTGTAAACAAAAAACATGATTTCTTCTTAAAGTACTTTTATGGGTAAACTGTCTCCCAAAGTCGTTCATCCAAGGAACAAAATTCAAAGCTACGTGCTTttcttaaaatatatttttttgtcaaGTGAAACAAAGGATTTGGGGACATCTAGAAATCTTGTAGTAATTCTATAAATATTTGGTAAAATTGAAGCATAACCCATCTTTCTAGTACCTGACATCATAGATTTTGCACTTTAGAAACTAATTATTTCCTAGAATGCTGTACTTGAGTTTTTGATTAAGTTGTTTATCTTCAATTTTTTTGAGAATACAGAAAAATCATCTAATTCAAAGTTGGGAATTAATATTTTTTCATGTAATTCCTCAGCATACGTACTCAAGTGAAATTCAAAGTTCCTTAATAGAGCACATGCTCAAAGTTAGGTTTTATattgaaaataaaatttaaagaGTTCAAAACAAAACTCAAAACCTCATGGCACGTGTCCATTTTCTTTAGCATTCATGAAAAAGATGAGCACGTTTTTGAGTCcttttaaatttaattttaaaataCAACCTAATTTGAGCATGAATTTTGTTAAAGAACTTTTGGTTTTACTTGAGCACGTATGCTAAGAGATTTGGAAGTTTAATTTCAAAACTGCAAAAGCTATGGTCAGATATAAGCAAAATGAACTTTGTTTGATTTTTAGCATCAAAATTTCATTCCATGGATGAACAACTATGATAAATAATTTCCCATACACAATTTTAAGAAGAAGTCATGTTCTGTGTTTCCAAAAATAAAATTGTTTTACGACGGGATGAGTTTTTCTCTTTGAAAATCGCTCTACTGGGATATTCAAGGTATATTTTTGCCATTTCTATAtcaaaatatactaaaaagattaaaaaagTTTGGGATAGAGAACCCGAACCGAATATGCTTTTTTGGgcaccttttcttttcttcagcTTTTGTTCTAAATTGGAGCAGTTGGGCAAGAGATATGTCATGACAGTTCTTCAcgtacggccttgtttactttaaaaatttttgccgttttacaaatattgtctaatcatggactaactaggcttaaaaaattcgtctcgcaaattacagataaaatgtataattagttatttattttatctatatttagtgctccatgcatgtgccgcaaaattcgatgtgataggaaatgtgaaaaaattgcaaaatattttgggaactaaacaaggccaaatattatgtattttttgtttatttatatataatcaTTCCGGGGATGCAACTTTTTAGATGTTTTTCAGCACAAGAAAGCAAACATGCATGTACGGCAGCAGGTAGGATTGGCCATTGTACGTATGACCCATGCATAGGCATGCATGCTTCTTGTGTAAGTTTGTTTCCCAGAAGCAACCATATAGTACTACTTGGCTATGTTTCCCTGCAAGGATTTTGCAAACATAACCAAAGGCCAGAATATTTGTAGCTCAAGAACATGGTCCTTTCAGAACAGATTCGCCCAAACCAAGCATTCCAGGAATCCAGTGACTCAGCAAGCAGTTGCCTTTACCTTTTCAAATAATTATGCTCGGCTCTCTCTCATCCTTTTCAGATTTAGACAGGCCGAGTGCTACTTTTTTCCCTGAACCAAACTACGGATAGTATTCGGACTGTCTTTATTCTTATGTTCAGAAAACAGCTCGCATGTAGTTGTTTCAAAGCAAGAAATCAGAAAGGGAGGTGGTAGACATAGGGAAGCAGTGACAGACTCCAGGCCCAAAGGCTCTCTCTCACAGCATTCATTGATTGCCATGAAAATTGGTAACAGGAGGTCAGGAACTGTGGATCCGGTTCCTCCAGCTCGTTATTCTCCGCATACAGACCCATGCATAGTATGTTGACAATTAGTTAATGGACAAGTTGGCACATGCATGCATACAGTGGAGAAGGAGGATGACTGCCCTGAGAGAGGCAGATGCCAGTGCCGGATTGGCAGGACTCCAATCCATGCTTTGACAGATTTAGTCATTTAGATGACAGTGATAAGGATGAAGATTACACCACCCTGCCACCTTCACCATAGTCATTTCCGAGAGTAGCTCAGGTATTGCCAGAGAGGACACCCCACTTCCTATATATCACTTCAGGTGAGACAGCCGGCCGCATCCACTCCACGGATCGCAATCGCAAGAGTCCTTCCTTGAGCTTCAGCACCAGATGGTTGGGATGCAATTTCAACTCATCATCTAGATTCAGAGAGAGCGGAAAAAGAGAGGTTAATTTGAGGCCCAACAACACCGTGCAGATCGAGAGGCACGAGGATGCCCTAGATGCTTTGATCAGAGGGCAGATCAGAACACACTTCTTGAGAGAGAAATAGCACAAATTAAAGTGCATATTAGTTTGCATACCTCTATCAGTAGATAGGCTTGCTAATAGCTACCTCCTCAGCTCAGGCCCCTAGCTTCTCGATCACCCACTGGCAGCTTAATTAGCCATCTCTTATGTCTGGACAATGGCAGACATATTTCTTCAGGAGCAGCAGGTCCCTACCCAGCCATATTCTCTCTAGAGAATTAGAGATGACAGTCAGTGTGCCAGACTTTTGGAGGCGCGGCATCTCACATTTTATAGCTGGGAATCTTCGGTTCAATATTTCGAGTCTTTGCGGGCCTCTCTGGGTTCGCTATTTGACACTCCACCCTCTTCAACTCCTTATTAGACGGCATAGAACATTCCACTACTCAGCGAGACTACCCTTGCATTGGGAGCTTAGTGACTTAGGGTATGGACACTAGCTCCATTTGGCACTTCAAGCATCATGACTGAGTCAAGCATATAGTCACAAATAGAGCCAGCTGAGAAGGAGAAGGCCAGATACTCCTATTGATGAGGGAATTAATTAATCAGCGCTATCCAACTCAACTGAAGACACAGATGCATGCATCACAATTCGTTGTGACTCCATGAGTTAACACACGAGTTAACACGTCTGCTATCTGCTGCACTGCCCCCCTCCGATCCGAGACCTCTAACACTCAGATTGTCTTTTTATTTGGTGCTTAATTAGATGCCAAAGGGGGCTAAATGAACTATTAAATACTAATAATATTTAAGAGCCAATAAAGGATTAATTAGTAAGGAAATTAGTAGGCTGTTGGTTTCTTGAGGTGCGCCTGGCGGTGCCACCGACCACACGCGGCTGCAAGCTACTGTAGGGGCACGGTGTGATCCGATGCTAGCTTATACAAAATCACTATCCTTATtatgatatgatgcttaaaaagTCAGTGTATATGAacttttcatatatatatagctgtATATTTTGTACGTGTACGTCACGATTCCTTAGTTAAGTCATCAGTCAAATTAAACATGAACCTACTAGTCAAAGTCACAAATTAAAGTGAGACACACAAAAGGAACTAATCACTTCTAACTTTTTTTTGTTAACATCTAGTATCTATCATCCCTCCATAAATATCCCAACTAATTAAGCTCAAAATTGCTGTGGTGCCGCCAGTTCACCGCCGGCCGGCGATCCTCGCCCCCCGGCCGGAATGAGAGACGAAACTGGGAAGCAGTGGCCGGAGGAGATTGATTCGGCGTGCGAGTGGGGAACGAAACAAGCTTGCCCACCATTGACTGTTGCCGGGAGGCTCCTGAATCctgatggacggcggcggcggcggcggctccaaCTCCTCAGCGTGCGTGCACGTGCCctggtccgccgccgccgccgccggccggtcGGGCTCGCGTCCTGCTCCCGCAAccgggaggagaggaggaggaaggcACGCGGTGACGCATGGGCTTGCTGCGGTTGCGTTTAGCTGGGCCGAAACAGGCCGGCGCGAAAGGAAGAAGCCCGGCCCACGGAGATGGGCTACGAGGGGCGCGCGGGCTGACAGAAAAAGGCTTGGGGTTCCTACTGGGCCTTGAACTGTTTGGGCTGGCGAGTGTGCTGCTTTGCCGTTGCTGGGCTGTAGCGGCTGAGGAAGGCTGGCGGCGGCTACTGGGCCTTACCGAGGTCGGCCGAAaacagagagaagagaaaggaatgAGAATATTTTTTTAGGATATAAGGTTAGTTTTAACCACttttcaagttttttttttaaaaaaatgttattCAAGATTGAAACTCTTACACTTTTATAAGTGGGTTTTGAAAGTATAATAATGTAATCTATTCTGATTCTTTGCTCTTCCTAAacatattttgaaaaaaaatgtttttaaACTCTTATCTTAGATGGTTATTTTAAAATCATTGTCAATCTCATTTTTTGGAAGTCAAAACATACTGTTTTTGAAGCCTTTTAGAACTAAAATTAGAAACATGTTTTGAGATTGTTATTGCAATACATCATTAGgtcatttttagaaaaaaaaaattgttccACAATTGACTACGCTTGGCATGCCTCAATGGAATGGAGTCTCGAAATGTAGAAACTAGATTTTTGTTGGACATGGTTTGGTCCATGATGAACCAAACTGATCTACCATTATCCTTTTGGGGATATGCTCTAGAAACTTCTTCGTGGGAAATGTCCTAGGCTATTTTTCCTTAAGATACGGTGTTGTGAAGCTTATGTAAAACTTTTGACGTTTGATAAGTTCCATCAcaaatctgataagtgcttctcTGTGGGATATCCTAGGAGGACCAAATGATATTGTTTTTACAACAGGGAAGAAGGAAAGGTTTGTAGTCGAATTACTATGTTTTTGGAGCAAGGTGCAACTTGAAGAAATTTAGGAAAcaccaaaaaaaattttggCCCATGTATGCAATGACAAGCCCAATGGTCATGGGCACGTACAACGGAAGTGTGGAAGCGACGTCAGTTTTGCAAAAAAGCCCCTCATGAATAGTAATCAATGAGGAGAGAGAGGGTGAGATCGATCGTCGTCTCGTGAATCAACGGCTCTGGCTCGTGCTGCCAGGCAGAGTCGTCGGCCGAAGCCCCATTGTATGCAGCCGTCCTCTCCAGTCGTCCGCTAACGGGATCCCTCTGTGGCACGAGCAGGAGTCATCCTTTCCCCACATGCGTCGTAGATGTCGAACGCGACGGTGCTGGTGAAGCCCAATggcgcggcggcagcggcatcCCGGTTGGTCGCGGCAATGGCGCTGCGGCGGCACACCGGTGAAGCCCAATGGCGCAGCAGCAGCCATGCATCCCCGTTGTTTGCGGCCATGCCGCTACGGCGGCAGGCCGGACGGAGGCCGCCGGAGATGGAAGCGGCAGTGGATTCCAGTCATGGATTCGTTGTCGCTACGGGTGACCCCAAGTAGGGATGCTGGGTATGTGTTGCCCATACCCTTACCCACGAGAAAATATTTTAC
It encodes:
- the LOC8069473 gene encoding uncharacterized protein LOC8069473 isoform X2, with product MDAAAQARRARAVEELRRLSALADESDETPAERLSTVPESDGTPAEQECDHFSMRGYVAMMQKKDPKLCSPHIFHNQPQCDEHHSSPVLVSKYHQWDCSKCLDRVKVSGHRPTPENVSMEQDGMNDDCTISIVRIRRLFPCTQQSSDRLTLSKAAQESNSKCSSPGNKAITAMNVPVAEENVPEALVERSVPATQDLQASTNNIDLSANILNAALKDVSDLPDDVQKIPTNEENGTQNLNEENGTQNQCSPESCVAPNEDESNIAQDVPNDDPSETNVCKTVSGHKGKQISGDKSNQVCNKAPGQASSKRNVGSDLKISQKKRKKTRLLSELIRTNKVGVSADAVQVDHANSVDLSERGKRKMHLEVGKDNDTPNQKVDEIQSRAVKNKAKHTGVDKVDDGSSLMNWLKSTHKKVRTEKKDSEHKNLDASAVPNSRPDIVASNDMHHDFVPSFGNVGQEKLPSTTSANHGNGNAQNDNLEQNLQKVDDLRQNESRNLKQKFFSNEKSTILLKRKVLSTSVCHDKNIENSTIKRDMLRSDDLPQMEPEGSVQRCLAKVSLDKQKIQNVPGLRKKNVPKNKKKGKQEVHEKQNVMDDFPMDIVELLARNQHERQLMSNTNYLENCHTQPKVAQVDCAEFAAKDCGINASNEFNTNVQKSLVSESQQKSLQDHASSSTEAANVNLQDLHAQKSSQCHAASSASTEVPNGHPPESQMENSPQEQQTHFHRDEEVTIACTSPLFQNHQNIAEVPARSWRDNGENKLMWDSFRTASRNSPKPSYGFQFGNRLQEADSAPIHAYGASSNYAAHQPVIVAVDPYTKEAVSLVHPRNVPSTALTMGSGRLYDQRIPGQSSLYPKEPVPATHLLRLMDSSTPSGFTSYQRPDRRQMELHQTQTLGSQFTQHDQYNASPSTSYGSHIIEEVPLTLQDLSRRQLQPNLLRPVRPHPRVGVLGSLLQQDIANWSENYGPQSGYRLGDSKGTTTLDMNRNGNYKALNSGMLSAGWSALQLGSVTSVANPEYQLPRYGTGQPSTSGNGKTIHPLDKLVRKDICVTNRNPADFTVISDKNEYMRSI
- the LOC8069473 gene encoding uncharacterized protein LOC8069473 isoform X1, with amino-acid sequence MDAAAQARRARAVEELRRLSALADESDETPAERLSTVPESDGTPAEQECDHFSMRGYVAMMQKKDPKLCSPHIFHNQPQCDEHHSSPVLVSKYHQWDCSKCLDRVKVSGHRPTPENVSMEQDGMNDDCTISIVRIRRLFPCTQQSSDRLTLSKAAQESNSKCSSPGNKAITAMNVPVAEENVPEALVERSVPATQDLQASTNNIDLSANILNAALKDVSDLPDDVQKIPTNEENGTQNLNEENGTQNQCSPESCVAPNEDESNIAQDVPNDDPSETNVCKTVSGHKGKQISGDKSNQVCNKAPGQASSKRNVGSDLKISQKKRKKTRLLSELIRTNKVGVSADAVQVDHANSVDLSERGKRKMHLEVGKDNDTPNQKVDEIQSRAVKNKAKHTGVDKVDDGSSLMNWLKSTHKKVRTEKKDSEHKNLDASAVPNSRPDIVASNDMHHDFVPSFGNVGQEKLPSTTSANHGNGNAQNDNLEQNLQKVDDLRQNESRNLKQKFFSNEKSTILLKRKVLSTSVCHDKNIENSTIKRDMLRSDDLPQMEPEGSVQRCLAKVSLDKQKIQNVPGLRKKNVPKNKKKGKQEVHEKQNVMDDFPMDIVELLARNQHERQLMSNTNYLENCHTQPKVAQVDCAEFAAKDCGINASNEFNTNVQKSLVSESQQKSLQDHASSSTEAANVNLQDLHAQKSSQCHAASSASTEVPNGHPPESQMENSPQVHALPITRSFNVYPSKLPVLDILECTQEQQTHFHRDEEVTIACTSPLFQNHQNIAEVPARSWRDNGENKLMWDSFRTASRNSPKPSYGFQFGNRLQEADSAPIHAYGASSNYAAHQPVIVAVDPYTKEAVSLVHPRNVPSTALTMGSGRLYDQRIPGQSSLYPKEPVPATHLLRLMDSSTPSGFTSYQRPDRRQMELHQTQTLGSQFTQHDQYNASPSTSYGSHIIEEVPLTLQDLSRRQLQPNLLRPVRPHPRVGVLGSLLQQDIANWSENYGPQSGYRLGDSKGTTTLDMNRNGNYKALNSGMLSAGWSALQLGSVTSVANPEYQLPRYGTGQPSTSGNGKTIHPLDKLVRKDICVTNRNPADFTVISDKNEYMRSI